In a genomic window of Mucilaginibacter sp. KACC 22063:
- a CDS encoding phosphatase PAP2 family protein: MKSICQKIQYSAVLILFHLVLVFCGLHAFAQSPVIIEPPGKIQAWENQVMINIARGRSNPKTHAMLFWTNTIKYGDIGVPAGLFIGGTLGHDKVMRQNAGYIATSTAITYGVTYLIKHFVRRPRPFIKDIEIIPVYRAGSTSFPSGHAATSISTATALSIAYPKWYVIAPAFLWAGTISYSRMYLGVHYPTDVAVGSLIGAGTAVGMSFMKH; encoded by the coding sequence TTGAAATCTATTTGTCAAAAAATACAATACAGCGCAGTACTGATACTGTTTCATTTAGTGCTTGTTTTTTGTGGTTTACATGCCTTTGCTCAATCGCCTGTAATTATTGAGCCACCTGGGAAAATCCAGGCCTGGGAAAACCAGGTGATGATCAATATTGCCCGCGGGCGGTCAAACCCAAAAACACATGCCATGCTGTTCTGGACCAATACCATCAAATACGGCGATATTGGCGTACCCGCAGGTTTGTTTATAGGTGGAACTTTGGGCCATGATAAGGTAATGAGGCAAAATGCAGGTTATATAGCCACCAGTACTGCTATCACCTACGGTGTTACTTATTTAATTAAACACTTTGTGAGGCGGCCACGGCCTTTTATAAAAGATATAGAGATCATACCCGTATACCGGGCCGGCAGCACATCCTTCCCGTCAGGCCATGCTGCTACCAGTATATCTACGGCAACAGCATTATCCATTGCTTACCCCAAATGGTATGTGATTGCACCTGCCTTTTTATGGGCAGGCACCATCAGCTATTCACGCATGTACCTTGGTGTGCACTACCCTACCGACGTTGCTGTTGGTAGCCTTATCGGTGCAGGTACAGCAGTAGGTATGTCATTTATGAAACATTAA
- the ppk1 gene encoding polyphosphate kinase 1 codes for MLQSAEFFNRDISWLAFNGRVLEEAAKPNTPLIERVKFLGIFSSNLDEFYRVRMPVLKALEKISKKDSNDFDFDEQAKVLHQAGNIIHEQQVRFGDIFVNQLIPGLREKGVHVCYSEEFPDFVKSEVSDYFLSEVMAFLQPVPLDEKAIFFPENNKLYFIVQLKDKDDKEQLMLLNIPSDQLPRFFTTQTDDGQIIFFLDDIIRYNMDKVFRNMEIISCYSFKITRDAELDLKDEYPGDLSEQIEKQLSKRDAGLATRFLFEQGLPLRILEMLRMELKIENATTVEGARYHNLKDLVSLPVSNKDLAYDKWPPIDLPEVKVARTIAEVIEEKDLMVHAPYQSYHPVLRFFNEAAINPDVVEINVTLYRVASDSRIVNALISAAKNGKKVNVVVELKARFDEANNLKWAKKMKAAGVSIIYSITALKIHAKIALVKTKRNNRIKYTGLLATGNLNEGTARFYTDHILLTANTKLLREVELLFIFLAKRQKVSSPDMIGFEHLLVAQFNLQSKFLALIDREIGFAKQGLPAQITIKMNNLEEEVLINKLYEASQAGVKIALIVRSICRLIPGVAGMSENINIRRIVDRYLEHGRVFIFGNNGNMELFMGSADWMNRNIYHRIEVCFPVYDEDIKKEMMQLIDFQLNDNVQAVRIDDSLNNVKIEANGNHLSSQRAIYQFLQRKN; via the coding sequence ATGCTTCAGTCTGCCGAATTTTTTAACCGCGATATTAGCTGGCTGGCTTTTAATGGCCGTGTATTAGAAGAAGCTGCTAAACCCAATACGCCATTAATTGAAAGGGTTAAGTTTCTTGGGATATTCTCATCCAATCTTGATGAGTTTTACCGGGTACGTATGCCGGTATTAAAAGCCTTAGAGAAGATCAGCAAAAAAGATAGCAACGATTTTGACTTTGATGAGCAGGCAAAGGTCTTGCATCAGGCAGGCAACATTATCCATGAGCAGCAGGTTAGGTTCGGCGATATTTTTGTGAATCAGTTGATACCCGGTTTACGCGAAAAGGGTGTGCATGTATGTTATAGCGAAGAATTTCCGGATTTTGTAAAAAGTGAGGTAAGCGATTATTTCCTTTCGGAAGTGATGGCTTTTCTACAACCGGTACCGCTTGATGAAAAAGCCATCTTCTTTCCGGAAAATAATAAGCTGTATTTTATTGTACAGCTAAAAGATAAGGACGACAAAGAACAGCTAATGTTGTTGAATATCCCGTCAGACCAGCTGCCGCGATTCTTCACCACACAAACAGATGATGGGCAAATTATCTTCTTCCTTGATGATATCATCCGGTATAATATGGATAAGGTTTTCCGCAATATGGAGATCATATCCTGTTATAGTTTTAAGATCACCCGCGATGCCGAACTTGATTTGAAAGATGAATACCCTGGAGACTTATCAGAGCAGATAGAAAAGCAGCTGAGCAAGCGCGATGCAGGCTTAGCCACAAGGTTTTTATTTGAGCAGGGTTTGCCATTACGTATACTGGAAATGTTGCGAATGGAACTGAAGATAGAAAACGCAACCACAGTAGAAGGTGCACGTTATCATAACCTGAAAGATCTGGTATCATTACCGGTCAGCAATAAGGATTTGGCTTATGATAAGTGGCCGCCAATTGATTTGCCCGAAGTTAAAGTAGCCAGAACCATTGCCGAGGTAATTGAAGAGAAGGACCTGATGGTGCATGCGCCATACCAATCCTATCATCCGGTATTGCGGTTTTTTAATGAGGCTGCCATTAACCCCGATGTTGTTGAAATCAATGTAACGCTTTACCGTGTAGCCAGCGACTCGCGCATTGTTAATGCGCTGATCAGCGCCGCTAAGAATGGAAAAAAGGTAAATGTTGTTGTTGAACTGAAAGCCCGTTTTGATGAAGCCAACAATTTAAAGTGGGCCAAGAAAATGAAAGCGGCAGGAGTGAGCATTATTTACAGCATCACTGCGCTTAAAATACATGCTAAAATAGCACTGGTAAAAACTAAAAGGAACAACCGCATAAAATATACCGGCTTGCTGGCCACCGGTAACTTAAATGAGGGGACAGCCAGGTTTTATACAGATCACATTTTGCTTACTGCCAATACCAAGCTGTTGCGCGAAGTGGAGTTACTGTTTATTTTCCTTGCTAAACGCCAAAAAGTATCCTCGCCGGATATGATCGGCTTTGAGCATTTGTTGGTTGCACAGTTCAATTTGCAAAGCAAGTTCTTAGCGTTGATTGACCGCGAAATCGGCTTTGCCAAACAAGGTTTGCCTGCGCAGATCACCATCAAAATGAATAACCTTGAAGAAGAGGTGTTGATTAATAAACTTTATGAAGCATCGCAGGCAGGGGTTAAAATAGCCTTAATTGTTCGTAGTATTTGCCGCTTGATTCCAGGTGTAGCAGGCATGAGCGAAAACATCAACATACGGCGTATTGTAGATCGTTACCTGGAGCATGGGCGTGTATTTATTTTCGGCAATAATGGTAACATGGAACTGTTTATGGGTTCTGCCGACTGGATGAACAGGAATATCTATCATCGGATAGAGGTATGTTTCCCGGTATATGACGAAGACATAAAAAAGGAAATGATGCAGTTGATCGATTTTCAACTAAATGATAATGTTCAGGCAGTTAGGATAGATGATTCTTTAAATAATGTAAAAATTGAAGCAAATGGTAATCATTTAAGCTCGCAAAGGGCGATTTATCAATTTTTGCAGCGAAAGAATTAA
- a CDS encoding Pycsar system effector family protein, which produces MNYQEILEQVSEYVKYFYQNNDMGKFPYHDKKHTNEVVTRATEIANHYQLDDHDFFIVVAAAWFHDLGYPIDAKHHEEQGAVLAENFLKKHAVPAEDIDAVKRCIMATKMPQNPQSLNERILCDADLFNLGTDTFRDRDKLLRDEYNEWHQDGISKYDWHLKTIHFLEMQHYHTDYAQLLLTETKQKNLEELKDKVAKKEKEKDKDAERDNKKLVKEQKFDDPVQILPTKEPVATASKKSKKDKPEKGIETMFRISSSNHQRLSDMADNKAHIMITVNSIILSAIISLLLRRLSENEYLIIPTCIILTVSLLAMTFAILATRPSLPEGVFTRQDVDNKQVNLLFFGNFYRMSLDDYTYGMAKMMEDRDFLYGSLTRDVYTQGIVLGKKYRLLRISYNIFMFGLIGAVLAFIIASAFFGHK; this is translated from the coding sequence ATGAATTATCAGGAGATATTGGAGCAAGTTAGCGAGTACGTTAAATACTTCTACCAAAATAATGATATGGGCAAGTTTCCATATCACGATAAAAAACATACTAATGAAGTAGTGACCCGTGCTACAGAAATTGCTAACCATTATCAGTTAGACGACCATGACTTTTTTATTGTAGTAGCCGCTGCATGGTTTCATGATCTGGGTTATCCTATTGATGCAAAACACCATGAAGAACAGGGGGCTGTACTTGCCGAGAACTTCCTGAAAAAGCATGCTGTACCTGCCGAAGACATAGATGCGGTTAAGCGCTGCATAATGGCTACCAAAATGCCGCAAAATCCGCAATCGCTTAATGAAAGGATCTTATGCGATGCCGATCTGTTTAACCTCGGTACAGATACCTTTCGCGACCGTGATAAACTATTGCGCGACGAGTATAACGAGTGGCACCAGGATGGTATCAGCAAATATGACTGGCATTTAAAAACCATCCACTTTTTGGAAATGCAGCACTACCATACAGATTATGCACAACTGCTGCTTACAGAAACCAAACAAAAAAATTTAGAAGAATTAAAAGACAAAGTGGCCAAAAAAGAAAAGGAAAAGGATAAAGACGCTGAAAGGGATAACAAAAAGCTGGTAAAAGAGCAAAAGTTTGATGATCCGGTGCAGATACTTCCAACAAAAGAACCTGTAGCTACAGCAAGTAAAAAAAGTAAAAAAGACAAGCCCGAGAAGGGGATCGAAACCATGTTCCGTATCAGCTCGAGCAACCATCAACGTTTAAGCGATATGGCCGACAACAAGGCGCATATCATGATCACGGTCAATTCAATCATATTATCGGCAATTATCAGTTTGTTGTTGCGCCGTTTAAGTGAAAACGAATACCTGATCATCCCAACCTGTATTATATTAACAGTAAGTTTGCTGGCAATGACCTTTGCCATACTGGCAACAAGGCCTTCCTTACCCGAGGGGGTTTTTACCCGTCAGGATGTTGATAATAAACAGGTTAACCTGTTGTTCTTTGGTAATTTTTACCGTATGTCGCTTGATGATTATACCTATGGTATGGCAAAAATGATGGAAGACAGGGACTTTTTGTATGGCAGCTTAACCAGGGATGTTTATACACAAGGCATTGTATTAGGTAAAAAATATCGCCTGTTGCGCATATCTTATAACATATTTATGTTTGGCCTTATTGGGGCTGTACTGGCATTCATTATTGCTTCGGCATTTTTCGGTCATAAATAA
- a CDS encoding GAF domain-containing protein → MGLPLNIESPFEIHLSFFEVIEKLEKVASDPNNVKAAEAKELLAEIALHPELRDGINTIEEIEQNAELIRRMLADYFPAELSENEIKAVGLPYRKVVFNFSERFKRILDAAGPDFDIGIRDFDEHQSYVLSCCIILNEHYGTRLDFNKPMFYDIPTANGTIKHYRILYNADFLHITPTERSVKLTQEDIDLLLDNYDDLELWKAKFPKESWMLRGFSLMNLYDATVENAVSLLKEKLLSSDLANFKESMESIFRSIYSLPDLRVGFMLYNKEANIFSNTNLDNPLKSYILKEGEIGLDNTICMEFYNDTVQERNYFAIADVERFAGENNSGLGLHLLAEDIRSIILAPVIKNGILLGVLELVSSTAKALNSVNAHKLEMVMPFLTDTVERGVSEFQNQVQAIIQNYYTTIHTSVYWRFREEAQKLIHARRQGESYALKEVIFNDVYPLYGQIDIKGSSEARNASIQHDLKNQLSALLVTLYQAEKFCGKAAFEGERKMVEGFMNELKNPILASTEQHITDYLSSVVHYKLLQQNCSDLRPALDSYFAETNKKSGDFYIHRRKYETTVSLINDKLTRYLDVKEAEAQLIFPHYYERFKTDGVEHNMYIGASISPDRGFNLTHLHHLRLWQLTALCEMERAYNEIKPRLPFQFEVTTLILAYYTAISIRFRMDEKRFDIDGTYNARFEIVKKRIDKAHIKNSAERITEAGKVTIVYSSDTEEQEYRGYIAKLQQQHLLGDEIENFELEDLQGVAGLRALRVKITH, encoded by the coding sequence ATGGGCCTGCCTTTAAACATCGAATCACCGTTTGAAATTCATTTATCCTTTTTCGAGGTAATTGAAAAGCTTGAGAAAGTTGCGTCTGATCCGAATAATGTAAAGGCTGCCGAGGCGAAAGAACTGCTTGCCGAGATTGCGCTGCATCCTGAACTGCGGGATGGTATAAACACCATTGAAGAGATTGAGCAGAATGCAGAACTAATACGCAGGATGCTTGCAGATTACTTTCCGGCCGAACTTTCTGAAAATGAAATTAAAGCAGTAGGCCTGCCTTATCGTAAGGTAGTTTTTAACTTTTCTGAGCGCTTTAAACGAATACTTGATGCAGCTGGTCCCGATTTTGACATCGGTATCCGCGATTTTGACGAGCACCAATCCTATGTGTTAAGCTGCTGCATTATTCTTAACGAGCATTATGGTACCCGGTTAGATTTTAATAAACCCATGTTTTATGATATCCCTACAGCTAATGGTACCATAAAACACTACCGTATTTTATATAACGCCGATTTTCTGCACATAACGCCAACAGAGCGTTCTGTAAAGCTAACGCAGGAAGATATCGACCTGCTGCTGGACAATTACGACGACCTGGAGTTATGGAAAGCCAAGTTTCCGAAAGAAAGCTGGATGCTGCGCGGGTTTTCTTTAATGAACCTGTATGATGCAACTGTTGAAAATGCGGTTTCATTACTTAAAGAAAAGCTGCTTAGCTCTGATCTGGCTAACTTTAAAGAAAGCATGGAATCTATTTTCCGTTCCATTTACAGCTTGCCCGATCTTAGGGTGGGGTTTATGCTGTACAATAAGGAAGCGAACATTTTTAGTAACACTAATTTAGACAACCCGTTAAAAAGCTATATTTTAAAAGAGGGTGAAATAGGGCTTGACAATACGATATGCATGGAGTTTTATAATGACACTGTGCAGGAACGTAATTATTTTGCAATAGCAGATGTTGAACGTTTTGCCGGGGAAAACAATAGCGGATTGGGACTGCATTTGTTGGCAGAGGATATACGCAGTATCATATTGGCGCCTGTAATTAAAAACGGCATATTGTTAGGTGTGTTAGAATTGGTTTCGTCAACCGCTAAAGCATTAAACAGTGTTAATGCACACAAGTTGGAAATGGTGATGCCATTTTTAACAGATACGGTTGAACGCGGTGTATCTGAATTTCAAAACCAGGTCCAAGCCATCATTCAAAATTATTATACCACCATACACACCAGTGTTTACTGGCGGTTCAGGGAAGAGGCGCAAAAACTGATTCATGCGCGCCGGCAGGGCGAAAGTTACGCGCTTAAAGAAGTTATATTTAACGACGTGTACCCTTTATACGGGCAGATTGATATCAAGGGGTCGTCTGAAGCGCGTAATGCTAGTATTCAGCATGACCTGAAAAATCAACTGAGTGCATTGCTTGTTACCTTGTACCAGGCCGAAAAGTTTTGTGGTAAAGCAGCTTTTGAAGGAGAGCGAAAGATGGTAGAGGGTTTCATGAACGAATTGAAAAACCCGATACTGGCCAGTACCGAACAGCATATTACCGATTACCTGAGCAGTGTAGTGCATTATAAGTTGTTACAGCAAAACTGTAGCGACCTCAGGCCTGCACTTGACAGCTATTTTGCGGAAACAAATAAAAAGTCGGGCGATTTTTACATCCACCGACGTAAGTATGAAACAACAGTATCGTTGATCAATGACAAGCTTACGCGCTATCTTGATGTTAAGGAAGCCGAGGCCCAGTTAATATTTCCGCATTATTACGAGCGTTTTAAAACCGATGGGGTAGAGCATAATATGTATATCGGTGCTTCCATTTCTCCCGACCGTGGATTTAACCTTACGCATTTGCATCATCTAAGGCTTTGGCAATTGACTGCACTATGTGAAATGGAAAGAGCCTATAATGAAATTAAACCAAGGCTGCCTTTTCAATTTGAGGTTACTACGCTCATACTGGCTTATTACACAGCAATATCCATCCGTTTCCGCATGGACGAAAAACGTTTTGATATAGACGGTACCTACAATGCACGTTTCGAGATCGTTAAAAAACGTATAGATAAAGCGCATATCAAAAATTCGGCTGAAAGAATAACTGAAGCTGGTAAAGTAACTATTGTTTATTCGAGCGATACCGAGGAGCAGGAATATCGCGGTTATATTGCCAAGCTGCAGCAGCAACATTTACTTGGCGATGAAATCGAAAACTTTGAGTTGGAAGATCTGCAGGGCGTAGCTGGATTACGCGCACTTCGTGTTAAAATTACACACTAA